A stretch of DNA from Staphylococcus sp. KG4-3:
TCCTGCTGTAATCATCGGCACACCTAATGCTAATGATGTAGCTGCTCCGCCCAATAAACCAAAAATAAAGACAATATCAACTACTTTTCCTACAATACCATCTGTTTGTCCTTTTAGTATAGGACGTAAAGTTTGACTAATTTTATAGACTGGCTTGTTTTTCACAAATACAAGGTAACCAATACAAAGTGCCGGTAATACAAATGTTGCCCATGCAATTGGCCCCCAGTGGAACATGCCATACATAGTTGCATAATTAAGCGCACTATCTGTCATACCTTTACCGCCATGTGGAGGGTCTTGATAATAAAATGCCCATTCAATTATACCCCAGTATAAAATATCAGAAGCAATTCCTGCACAAAACAGCATTGCAGCCCAACTAAAATTATTGAACTCAGGTTTATCTGTTGCTTTACCTAGAGTTACGTTTCCATATTTACCAAAAGCTATGTATAATACAAAAATCAATGTTGCTAAGCCAATTAGTAAATATATAGCACCTATTGAACTAGAAACAGCATCGTTCATTTTAGTAATAATATCTTGACTTGCTTTTGGAAAGACCATCATAGGAATTACTGCAATAAGTAAAATTATCGATGATCCTATAAAGGTCGTCCAATCCATGACTTTATTCTTTTCCATTTTTGAACACCCCTGAATTTAGTTTTCTTAACTATGTATAAGTTGCTAAAATAAATAAATGTTAGCAAAACAAAATATTAATTCACAAACATGAGCCTAACGAACTTTAAATAATAATGCAAATTACATTCAAAAATCTAACCACCAAAATATGAATATTTATATAAAACGCACATTTACCCCTCATATGAAAATTGCCACAATCACAGTGTTAAGTTTAAATTTAACGTAATTAATGAATCTTACAACTTTACTTATTGAATATTTATGCTAAATTAATGCATAAATATTTGTTTTATTTTTTTGTTTGAATTCAAAAAATTAGAATTAATTATTATTAAAATTTTAAATTCTTAATACCTAAAAAGTATAAAATTAGAAATTTTTAATTAGACAAAATGCATGCCATTTTTGGCAATAAATGTAAAATTTCAATGTTCTAATCGTCTTAACTCACTTTTTCCTTCAAATATTCTATAATAAAATAAAAAGCTTTTTAGGCGAATTAAATAAAGGAGTACTGTAAATGCAAAAATCACAAATTATTAATTACTGGGATAAACGAGCTGGCTCTTTTGGCGAAAATAAACAAGCAGAATTAGAGAGTAAACATGCACTAACCTGGATTGATGAAATCAACCAAATAGCTCCTATACATGAAGGTATGAAAATATTAGATATTGGTACTGGTGCTGGATTTTTAGCAATCTTATGCACTCAGCAAGGAGGAACAGTTACTGGTATAGATCTTTCGCCAGAAATGATAGAACATGCTAAAGTAAATGCACAACACTTCAAACAAAATCTAGACTTTAAAATTATGGATGCTGAAAATCTAGACTTTGAAGATGAAACATTTGATATTGTTATCTCAAGAAACGTAACTTGGCTCCTACCAAACACAAATGCTGCTTATAAAGAGTGGTTACGCGTATTAAAACCCCAGGGCAAACTGATAAATATTGATGCTGATTATGGTAAAGATTCATTTGAATCCTATAAATCGATTGGTTCAAATCATGCTCATGACACACTTGATAAAGACATGCTAGTAGAAAGCGAAGCTATTAAGCAAAGTATCCCAATTAATCATCAACCCCGACCACAATATGATATCCAAATACTTAAAGAATTAGGTTTTAATCATATACATCTTGATGAAGGAGTATATCATCGCATTTATAATGAAAAAGATGCTTTCTATAACCCAACGCCCATATTTTTAATATCCGTTACAAAATAGATACAGTTATTATTACGTATTTTTTATAATAGATATAATTTTTATTATATTTTGATATACAAGGTGCCTACAACTTGCGTTTCAGACAGTTTTTTATCATACTAATAATTGAATAAAGTAAAAGGAGTGGTAAGAATGAATAAAGAACAATTTGACAAAGTAAAAAATGGTAAAGGATTCATTGCAGCATTAGACCAAAGTGGTGGTAGTACACCTAAAGCGCTAAGTGACTATGGTGTTACTGAAGATCAATACAATAGTGAAGACGAAATGTTCAAACTCGTTCATGACATGCGTACACGTATTGTTTCATCACCTTCATTTAGCTCTGATAAAATTGTTGGTGCAATCCTTTTCGAACAAACAATGGATCGTGAAGTAGAAGGTAAACATACTGGTGACTACCTTGCAGATAAAGGTATCGTACCATTCTTAAAAATAGATAAAGGTTTAGATGAACAAAAAAATGGTGTTCAATTGATGAAACCAATGCCTGAATTAGACGATTTATTAAGCCGTGCAAATGAACATAAAATTTTTGGAACTAAAATGCGTTCTAATATCTTAGAACTTAATAAAGATGGTATTGATTTAGTAGTTAAACAGCAATTTGAAGTAGCTAAACAAATCATTGCTGCAGGTTTAGTACCTATAATTGAACCTGAAGTTAATATTAACGCTGAAAACAAAGAAGAAATCGAAGCTTATTTAACTGATTCTATATTAGAAGAATTAAATAAATTAAATGATGATCAATTAGTAATGCTTAAAGTAACTATCCCTACTAAAGCAGATCAATATCAACCACTAATTAATCATCCAAACGTTGTTCGTGTCGTTGCGTTATCTGGTGGTTATAGCAGAGAACATGCAAATGAAGTACTTAAACAAAATAAAGACTTAATCGCAAGTTTCTCTCGTGCACTTATCAATGATTTAAATGTAAACCAATCAGATGAAGAATTCGATAGAATTTTAGGCGAAACAGTTGAATCTATCTATGATGCTTCTGTTAATAAAAACTAAGTATTCATTCTTATAGTTTCATAATACGTTTCGCTATATAAATTAAATAATTAAACTTTCTGAGGCTGGGACATTATTTTTGTGTTCCAGCCTTAATTTTCATTGCAATAATACATACAATTTACTAAGTTAACGTTAGTTACACCTACACTTCCCCCCTAAAATCACATATGTGATAATACTATCTCTTGAGCGTTTATATCTCTTATATTAGCTGTAACGTCGCATAAACATGTCTCCATTCACACTTAATATATTGTAATTTATTAGTAACTAGTACTAACAATAGTTGTATCAATTTCTAAATAAACTAGCCAACACTGAAAACTATCTATATACTAATATTAATTTATAAAATAACTTTATTTAAAAAACAGGGAGCATACTTAATGAAAAATTATTTACATAGATGGGTTATTGAAGCACTAAGTTTTATGGCACTTGGCTTATTTGGTTCACTAATAATCGGGCTGATTTTAGAAACATTAGGAAGTCAAACTTTGATATCTCAACTCAATTTATCTTTCTTATCTGAAATAGGCAAGGTAGCTATGTCCGTAACTGGAGCAGCAATTGGTGTTGCTATAGCTTATGGTCTAGGCGCAAAACCTCTAGTTATTTTTTCTTGCGTTATCGTTGGGACCCTTGGTTATGACACATTTGGTGGTGGCGCTGTTGGTGCATATATCGCAACACTTATTGTTGTTGAATTAAGTAGATTTTATGCGGGTAAGACAAAAATAGATATCATCATCACGCCTTTACTTACGATTATAGTTGGTGGTGCAATAGCAAAACTATTTGGTCCAGCCTTAAATCAATTCATGACTGGCTTAGGAAAAGTGATTATAGTTGGCACAGAACAACAACCATTGATTATGGGCATAGTCGTGTCCGTTATATTTGGCATAGCTTTAACAGCC
This window harbors:
- a CDS encoding class I SAM-dependent methyltransferase, whose protein sequence is MQKSQIINYWDKRAGSFGENKQAELESKHALTWIDEINQIAPIHEGMKILDIGTGAGFLAILCTQQGGTVTGIDLSPEMIEHAKVNAQHFKQNLDFKIMDAENLDFEDETFDIVISRNVTWLLPNTNAAYKEWLRVLKPQGKLINIDADYGKDSFESYKSIGSNHAHDTLDKDMLVESEAIKQSIPINHQPRPQYDIQILKELGFNHIHLDEGVYHRIYNEKDAFYNPTPIFLISVTK
- a CDS encoding PTS transporter subunit IIC, whose amino-acid sequence is MKNYLHRWVIEALSFMALGLFGSLIIGLILETLGSQTLISQLNLSFLSEIGKVAMSVTGAAIGVAIAYGLGAKPLVIFSCVIVGTLGYDTFGGGAVGAYIATLIVVELSRFYAGKTKIDIIITPLLTIIVGGAIAKLFGPALNQFMTGLGKVIIVGTEQQPLIMGIVVSVIFGIALTAPISSAALALMLDLSGLAAGAATIGCASQMVGFAVNSYKDNGWSGLLSIGIGTSMLQVPNIIKNPMILLPPTLASAIVAPIMTTLFPMSNNPAGAGMGTSGFIGQIMTINTMGGSVQTWLLIAIFHILLPSCLSFMLYKFFLNKQWIKPGDQRINIAS
- a CDS encoding fructose bisphosphate aldolase, with amino-acid sequence MNKEQFDKVKNGKGFIAALDQSGGSTPKALSDYGVTEDQYNSEDEMFKLVHDMRTRIVSSPSFSSDKIVGAILFEQTMDREVEGKHTGDYLADKGIVPFLKIDKGLDEQKNGVQLMKPMPELDDLLSRANEHKIFGTKMRSNILELNKDGIDLVVKQQFEVAKQIIAAGLVPIIEPEVNINAENKEEIEAYLTDSILEELNKLNDDQLVMLKVTIPTKADQYQPLINHPNVVRVVALSGGYSREHANEVLKQNKDLIASFSRALINDLNVNQSDEEFDRILGETVESIYDASVNKN